A region from the Panicum hallii strain FIL2 chromosome 1, PHallii_v3.1, whole genome shotgun sequence genome encodes:
- the LOC112902131 gene encoding cytochrome P450 734A2-like yields the protein MGENLCGPTFLIWFGPTPRLTVAEPELVREIFLTRAEAFDRYEAHPVVRQLEGDGLVSLHDDKWALHRRVLTDAFYPDNLNRLVPHVGRSVAALAEKWRTMAAAGGSGEVEVDVAEWFQVVTEEAITRATFGRSYDDGRVVFAMQGRLMAFASEVFRKVLVPGYRFLPTKKNWQSWKLDREVRRSLTRLIARRSDEAEAEKAGDDGDFRDLLGAMINAGDRKTRAPSPTAAIPVEEMLEECKTFFFAGKQTTTNLLTWAAVLLAMHPDWQKRARREVLDVCGADELPSKEHLPKLKTLGMIMNETLRLYPPAVATIRRAKTDVQLSDGCMIPRDMELLIPIMAIHHDTRFWGHDAAQFNPARFADGTARAAKHPLAFIPFGLGSRMCIGQNLARLEAKLTMAILLQRFEMRTSPNYIHAPTVLMLLYPQYGAPVIFRPRSAHPADPAAS from the exons ATGGGAGAAAACCTGTGCG GGCCGACGTTCTTGATCTGGTTCGGGCCGACGCCGCGGCTCACGGTGGCGGAGCCGGAGCTGGTGCGGGAAATCTTCCTCACGCGCGCCGAGGCGTTCGACCGCTACGAGGCGCACCCCGTCGTGCGCCAGCTCGAGGGCGACGGCCTCGTCAGCCTCCACGACGACAAGTGGGCGCTCCATCGCCGCGTCCTCACCGACGCCTTCTACCCGGACAACCTCAAC CGGCTGGTGCCCCACGTCGGCAGGtcggtggcggcgctggcggaGAAGTGGCGCACCAtggcggccgccggcgggagCGGCGAGGTGGAGGTGGACGTCGCCGAGTGGTTCCAGGTGGTCACGGAGGAGGCCATCACGCGCGCCACCTTCGGCCGCAGCTACGACGACGGCCGCGTCGTGTTCGCCATGCAGGGCCGGCTGATGGCCTTCGCTTCTGAGGTCTTTCGCAAGGTCCTCGTCCCCGGCTACCG GTTCTTGCCGACCAAGAAGAACTGGCAGTCGTGGAAGCTGGACAGGGAGGTACGGCGGAGCCTGACCCGGCTCATCGCCCGGCGCAGCGACGAGGCCGAGGCGGAGAAGGCCGGCGACGACGGCGACTTCCGCGACCTTCTTGGCGCCATGATCAATGCCGGCGATAGGAAGACGCGGGCGCCGTCGCCGACGGCGGCGATCCCGGTGGAGGAGATGCTGGAGGAATGCAAGACGTTCTTCTTCGCCGGCAAGCAGACCACGACGAACCTCCTCACCTGGGCCGCCGTGCTCCTCGCCATGCACCCGGATTGGCAGAAGCGCGCCCGCCGCGAGGTCCTCGACGTCTGcggcgccgacgagctcccctccaAGGAGCACCTCCCCAAGCTGAAGACG CTCGGCATGATCATGAACGAGACCCTCCGGCTCTACCCGCCGGCGGTGGCCACCATCCGCCGCGCCAAGACCGACGTCCAGCTCTCCGACGGGTGCATGATCCCCCGCGACATGGAGCTGCTCATCCCGATCATGGCCATCCACCACGACACTCGGTTCTGGGGCCATGACGCGGCGCAGTTCAACCCCGCGCGGTTCGCCGACGGCACGGCCAGGGCGGCGAAGCACCCCCTGGCGTTCATACCCTTCGGCCTGGGCTCCCGGATGTGCATCGGCCAGAACCTGGCCCGGCTCGAAGCCAAGCTCACCATGGCAATCCTTCTCCAGCGCTTCGAGATGCGGACCTCTCCGAACTACATCCACGCGCCGACGGTCCTGATGCTCCTCTACCCGCAATACGGAGCGCCGGTGATCTTCCGGCCACGGTCAGCTCATCCGGCGGATCCGGCGGCCTCATAG